The Desulfosoma sp. genome has a segment encoding these proteins:
- a CDS encoding M14 family zinc carboxypeptidase, translating to MSLDEPMTMLPQLFSGQSLYKDTDGDGLIDQILVSLVVPRGLSWSVVWAEAVHLACRLAFETVRLQAPLVRFRPPSDNHPHMLIRLPTGQTRKTESLGSRVHVARKNPYRLEATAESPEAIASFFRLLAISDVLELPPLPKDWSILEWIHGDQPLLRVWKGNRRHDPFFSHSISSAKATLLNLGTPGATGSKASNDKSAPDLLDLSGHNGVFQTSAQDPRQRSLHLAVLLPSPKVSSRIGLSLCHTLSQVTLEATQIHIPFVFSGPVPHEGIVLELKEESACCEALIHTVDGKASHLMVRGSVPALQRALQHWLLWVIRRPGPGAEPMTALREKARRVARPVGGGMADPHATNFPCLVRECRWKPEDLRTEKLVMRVPPGHGAVSATIFVSKPSSVRRRLKERLEKILKAKGYKPSVEVFNAYKPGLCWLLEKVLPAAAAAHKENGVGAVEVSFAPFEGTQGSRLTTKTPNGCPGSVGSQRASLEGEAHVLQGKNAITEKLPYAMETRSRWLQELYPGPDLLARHLGLDLSKVHLRMDPNLQSVYRVRVWDREGCLLFEETWSPRWKTLSYFGSLATVHPTTAGVHIVQASHVLIDRSIPTDREVFWRIFSTRWVPALFRAMEQRLDYARRAQLPAFWEEIRVTATIDETELPLGLDQERLSPMEALHEDVYFALLNAFKDFAARHNLSDFLQLGQVMPVMAWTSRDRKARARLVAKPFPEISRSQQVYSSNSPQSSAYPEQNVSIAWLRLHQRHWDIGFTLSPSMGAAIEPAAAKVSAVLGQGAIPSSTDQIVLRCPAPRHKPPSAKILEPQTMVAPPTQRILSSRDLAQWVHRLASLPALEVWQPSKTFRGRPIWALEATLPYPSPNVSQARLRLFKPTLFFNARHHANEVSSTEAALFSAWKAGTTEKGLKLLRKVNLVWIPLENADGVAAFERLYRINPGHKLHAARYNALGCEFYEDYFKDNPRFPEALAKRHVWDRWLPEMILDGHGVPSHEWEQPFSGYLPGLFAEHWIPRAFLYAYLPYLDEPTNPRYSQAIELARIIQKHVQQDQELVQRNEEIRERYHRYAQMWEPQIFPSVTPGSVALLPPVARVARLNYCAQQPQVTRFEVITEVVDEVAEGSWLNLCVRGHLAVYEAMIEMLQTNAKKAIKTATIFGRRVCFTWGCES from the coding sequence ATGAGCTTGGATGAACCGATGACTATGCTGCCACAGCTTTTTTCGGGACAAAGTCTTTATAAGGATACAGACGGGGATGGCCTGATCGACCAAATCCTTGTGAGCCTTGTTGTCCCTCGTGGTCTCAGCTGGAGCGTGGTCTGGGCGGAGGCGGTGCATTTGGCATGTCGTCTGGCTTTTGAGACGGTGCGCCTGCAAGCTCCCTTGGTTCGTTTTCGCCCTCCTTCAGACAACCACCCTCACATGTTGATACGGCTGCCAACAGGTCAGACAAGGAAAACAGAATCGCTCGGCTCGAGGGTCCATGTTGCTCGCAAAAATCCTTATCGACTAGAAGCCACCGCCGAATCGCCGGAAGCCATCGCTTCCTTTTTCCGCCTCTTAGCCATATCCGATGTGCTTGAACTGCCTCCTCTACCCAAGGACTGGTCTATTCTAGAATGGATTCATGGTGATCAGCCCCTCCTTAGGGTCTGGAAAGGCAACCGACGACATGATCCATTCTTCTCGCATAGCATATCTTCCGCCAAGGCCACCCTTTTGAATTTGGGAACACCTGGGGCAACAGGCTCAAAGGCCTCAAACGACAAAAGCGCACCAGATCTTTTGGATCTTTCCGGACACAATGGCGTTTTCCAGACCTCGGCCCAAGACCCTAGACAGCGATCCCTTCATCTTGCCGTCCTTTTGCCTTCTCCCAAAGTATCTTCTCGAATCGGCCTAAGTCTTTGCCATACCCTGTCTCAGGTGACCCTCGAAGCAACCCAAATCCACATACCTTTTGTCTTTTCAGGCCCTGTTCCCCATGAAGGAATCGTCTTGGAACTCAAGGAAGAGAGTGCATGCTGCGAAGCCTTGATTCACACCGTCGATGGAAAGGCTTCACACCTCATGGTCCGTGGATCAGTACCGGCTCTGCAAAGGGCGCTTCAGCACTGGCTCCTTTGGGTCATTCGACGCCCGGGTCCAGGAGCAGAGCCCATGACGGCCCTTCGGGAAAAAGCCCGACGGGTGGCAAGGCCCGTAGGCGGTGGCATGGCTGATCCCCATGCGACGAATTTTCCATGCCTCGTCAGAGAGTGCCGATGGAAACCTGAAGATCTTCGGACGGAAAAACTGGTCATGAGAGTTCCTCCGGGGCATGGGGCTGTTTCTGCGACAATCTTTGTCAGTAAACCTTCGTCGGTGCGCCGCCGCCTTAAGGAACGACTGGAGAAAATCCTCAAAGCCAAGGGCTACAAACCTTCCGTAGAAGTTTTCAATGCTTACAAACCCGGCCTCTGTTGGCTTTTAGAAAAGGTTCTTCCGGCGGCCGCTGCAGCCCACAAGGAAAACGGTGTCGGTGCCGTGGAAGTCTCTTTTGCACCCTTTGAAGGCACCCAAGGATCTCGCTTGACCACGAAAACACCCAATGGTTGTCCCGGAAGCGTAGGTTCACAGCGCGCCTCTCTTGAAGGCGAGGCGCACGTACTGCAAGGGAAAAACGCAATTACTGAGAAGCTTCCATATGCCATGGAAACAAGAAGCCGTTGGCTTCAAGAACTCTACCCAGGACCTGATCTATTGGCACGGCACCTGGGTCTTGATCTTTCGAAAGTGCATCTTCGAATGGACCCAAACCTCCAAAGTGTCTACCGCGTTCGGGTTTGGGATCGGGAAGGCTGTCTGCTTTTCGAAGAGACATGGTCTCCTCGCTGGAAGACACTTTCGTATTTCGGAAGCCTCGCCACGGTGCATCCCACCACGGCAGGCGTCCATATCGTTCAAGCATCGCACGTCTTGATAGACCGTTCCATCCCCACAGATCGGGAAGTCTTCTGGAGAATCTTTAGCACAAGGTGGGTGCCGGCCCTGTTCAGGGCCATGGAACAGCGCTTGGACTACGCCCGTAGAGCTCAGTTGCCCGCCTTTTGGGAAGAGATTCGCGTAACGGCAACGATCGATGAAACCGAGCTTCCTTTGGGTCTGGATCAGGAGAGGCTTTCACCCATGGAAGCCCTGCACGAAGATGTGTACTTTGCTCTTCTCAACGCATTCAAAGACTTTGCCGCACGTCATAACCTTTCCGATTTCCTTCAGTTGGGACAGGTCATGCCAGTTATGGCCTGGACAAGCCGCGATAGAAAAGCACGGGCCCGCCTCGTGGCTAAACCTTTTCCTGAGATCAGCCGCAGTCAACAGGTATATTCTTCAAACTCACCCCAAAGCTCCGCCTACCCTGAGCAGAACGTCTCGATTGCCTGGTTGCGTCTTCATCAAAGACACTGGGACATTGGGTTCACTCTTTCACCCTCAATGGGTGCCGCCATTGAACCGGCAGCGGCGAAGGTTTCTGCCGTCTTAGGCCAAGGGGCTATTCCGTCGAGCACGGACCAGATCGTTCTTCGATGTCCTGCACCACGGCACAAGCCTCCTTCCGCAAAGATCCTTGAGCCTCAAACGATGGTAGCTCCGCCAACGCAAAGAATTTTGAGTTCTCGAGACCTCGCTCAATGGGTTCATAGACTGGCGAGCTTGCCAGCGCTCGAGGTGTGGCAGCCGTCAAAGACCTTTCGAGGGAGACCCATTTGGGCGCTGGAAGCCACGCTGCCGTATCCTTCCCCAAATGTCTCCCAGGCTCGATTGCGTTTGTTCAAGCCAACCCTTTTTTTTAACGCCCGGCATCACGCCAACGAAGTCTCCAGCACCGAAGCGGCTCTGTTTTCCGCCTGGAAAGCAGGAACCACGGAAAAAGGCCTAAAACTCCTTCGAAAGGTCAACCTTGTTTGGATCCCTCTGGAAAACGCGGACGGCGTCGCTGCCTTTGAACGGCTTTATCGCATCAATCCAGGTCATAAACTACACGCTGCCCGCTACAACGCTTTAGGTTGTGAGTTTTATGAAGACTATTTTAAAGATAACCCCCGCTTTCCCGAAGCTTTGGCCAAGCGACACGTTTGGGACAGGTGGCTTCCGGAAATGATCTTGGACGGCCACGGGGTTCCAAGCCATGAATGGGAACAGCCTTTCTCGGGTTATCTTCCGGGCCTTTTTGCCGAGCACTGGATTCCTCGTGCTTTTCTTTATGCTTATCTGCCTTACCTCGATGAACCCACAAATCCCCGGTACTCACAGGCCATCGAGCTGGCTCGAATCATTCAAAAACATGTTCAACAAGATCAAGAACTTGTGCAAAGGAATGAAGAGATACGCGAGCGCTACCATCGTTATGCCCAGATGTGGGAGCCTCAGATTTTCCCTTCCGTAACCCCTGGTTCCGTGGCCCTGCTGCCTCCGGTGGCTCGAGTCGCTCGGCTCAACTACTGTGCGCAGCAACCCCAAGTCACCCGTTTTGAAGTCATCACGGAAGTCGTGGATGAGGTCGCAGAAGGGTCCTGGCTCAACCTTTGCGTAAGAGGTCACCTGGCAGTGTATGAGGCTATGATCGAAATGTTGCAGACTAACGCTAAAAAGGCTATCAAAACAGCCACGATTTTTGGTCGTAGGGTGTGCTTTACATGGGGATGTGAGTCTTAA
- a CDS encoding ABC transporter substrate-binding protein, with amino-acid sequence MRKCLVVLFLLASFWPGLGTAAEQPVVGGTLIWGRGGDSVSLDLAQATDGESIKAGIQIYENLVKFGDNSMDIEPQLATSWEVSEDGLTWTFHLRKGVTFHDGTPFNAQAVYDSFARVIDKNHPFYGYGKWAYLNLSLGMVDQVKVVDEYTVQLVTKKPYAPLLNNLALWLCPIVSPKALAEYKDQIGMHPVGTGPFKFVSWVKDDQIILERNENYWGDKAKVDRIILKSIPEPSARLMALQSGTVDIADDLDPDSISLVKKDSNLKVIERPSINVGYLAFNTEKPALKDPRVRQAISHAIDKDTLIKAIFQGLAIPAKNPFPPTIWSYNDSIQPYEYNPEKATKLLKEAGFDFNTELELWAMPVSRAYMPEPIKTAELIQAYLAAVGVKAKIVRYDWGTYLKNTSNGEHDMCMLGWLGGNADPDNFLYGLLSADTAVTPGAANVALWKNSEFTELVTKAQKIFNKDERAKLYMKAQEIFHRDAPWVPLAHSTIVRCYSKKLHDVPLRPNGLNSFQMVWKEK; translated from the coding sequence ATGCGAAAATGCTTGGTGGTTTTGTTTCTTTTGGCAAGTTTCTGGCCGGGTCTTGGAACGGCGGCGGAACAACCCGTCGTCGGGGGAACTCTCATTTGGGGACGAGGCGGGGATTCGGTCTCCCTGGATTTGGCTCAGGCAACCGACGGAGAATCCATCAAGGCAGGCATCCAGATTTATGAAAACCTGGTGAAATTTGGGGACAATTCCATGGATATCGAACCTCAGCTGGCCACCTCTTGGGAAGTCAGCGAGGACGGTCTCACTTGGACATTTCACCTGCGTAAAGGAGTCACGTTTCACGACGGCACACCCTTCAATGCGCAAGCTGTCTATGATTCCTTTGCACGGGTGATCGACAAAAACCATCCCTTTTATGGCTACGGCAAATGGGCTTACCTGAACCTTTCGTTGGGCATGGTGGACCAGGTCAAGGTGGTCGATGAATACACCGTGCAACTGGTGACCAAGAAACCTTACGCTCCGCTCCTTAACAACCTGGCCCTTTGGCTCTGCCCTATCGTGTCCCCCAAGGCTTTGGCTGAATACAAGGACCAAATCGGTATGCATCCGGTGGGAACGGGTCCCTTTAAATTTGTCAGCTGGGTCAAAGATGATCAAATCATTTTGGAGCGAAACGAAAATTATTGGGGTGACAAGGCCAAGGTGGATCGTATTATCTTGAAGTCGATTCCCGAACCTTCGGCACGCCTTATGGCCCTTCAGTCGGGGACCGTGGATATCGCCGACGATCTGGATCCCGATTCCATTTCTTTGGTCAAAAAGGATTCGAACCTGAAAGTGATCGAGCGGCCGAGCATCAATGTAGGCTATCTGGCGTTCAACACCGAAAAGCCAGCCCTCAAAGACCCTCGTGTGCGCCAAGCTATCAGCCATGCCATCGATAAGGACACCTTGATCAAGGCCATCTTTCAAGGCTTAGCGATTCCGGCCAAGAACCCTTTTCCGCCCACTATTTGGAGCTATAACGACAGCATTCAACCTTATGAATACAATCCTGAAAAGGCCACAAAGCTTTTGAAAGAAGCCGGTTTTGATTTCAACACGGAACTGGAACTGTGGGCCATGCCCGTTTCACGGGCTTATATGCCGGAGCCGATCAAGACGGCTGAGCTGATTCAAGCGTATCTCGCAGCCGTTGGAGTGAAAGCCAAGATCGTTCGCTACGACTGGGGCACCTACCTCAAAAACACCAGTAACGGTGAGCACGATATGTGCATGCTTGGCTGGCTTGGAGGGAACGCGGATCCTGACAACTTCCTTTACGGTCTCCTTTCGGCGGATACAGCCGTCACTCCCGGTGCCGCCAATGTAGCCCTTTGGAAAAACAGCGAATTCACGGAGCTGGTCACGAAAGCTCAAAAAATCTTTAACAAAGACGAGCGTGCCAAGCTCTACATGAAAGCGCAAGAAATCTTTCATCGGGATGCCCCGTGGGTGCCTCTGGCCCATTCCACCATCGTGCGCTGCTATAGCAAGAAACTACACGATGTTCCGCTTCGACCCAACGGCTTGAATTCCTTTCAAATGGTCTGGAAGGAAAAATAG
- a CDS encoding ABC transporter permease codes for MPWSYVGRRFGQLVLILFGVSLLVFLMLRLIPGDPAQLLIGEYASPEELARLRHKLGLDRSVAVQYWLYLKSILQGDLGISARTGTPVLKEILPRLLATAELSLAAMFLATFFGMAAGVVSAVRQYSLWDYAAMFLALVGVSMPIFWLGLMLIYLFSVKYPLFPMMGRLDMGMNAPFLTGFVLVDALLVMRWNVFWNGLHHLILPAFTLATIPMAVVARITRSSMLEVLNKDYIRTARAKGMDETVVILRHALRNAMLPVVTVLGLNLGLLLSGAVLTETIFSWPGLGRYVVDSLMGRDYAAVQSCVLIFAVIMTLINLLVDLVYVVLDPRIRIHE; via the coding sequence ATGCCTTGGAGCTACGTGGGACGCCGTTTCGGACAACTGGTCTTGATCTTGTTCGGAGTTTCCCTTCTGGTCTTTCTCATGCTGCGCCTCATTCCGGGCGATCCTGCGCAGCTCCTGATCGGTGAATATGCGTCACCCGAAGAATTGGCACGGCTTCGCCACAAGCTGGGCCTGGATCGCTCTGTGGCGGTCCAATACTGGCTCTATTTGAAGTCCATCCTTCAAGGTGATTTGGGCATCTCCGCACGCACAGGCACACCGGTTCTCAAGGAAATCCTTCCTCGGCTGCTTGCCACCGCGGAACTGTCCCTGGCCGCCATGTTCCTTGCCACCTTTTTTGGAATGGCCGCCGGCGTCGTCTCGGCTGTACGACAGTACTCTTTGTGGGATTACGCCGCCATGTTTCTGGCGTTGGTTGGAGTCTCGATGCCCATCTTTTGGTTAGGCCTGATGCTCATATACCTGTTTTCCGTCAAATACCCTCTCTTTCCCATGATGGGCAGGCTTGATATGGGCATGAACGCTCCCTTTCTAACGGGGTTTGTTCTCGTAGACGCCTTGCTTGTCATGCGCTGGAATGTTTTTTGGAACGGATTGCATCATTTGATACTGCCGGCCTTCACCTTGGCCACCATTCCCATGGCCGTGGTGGCCCGCATCACGCGTTCGAGCATGCTGGAAGTCCTCAATAAGGACTATATTCGCACAGCACGAGCCAAGGGGATGGATGAAACGGTTGTCATTTTGCGCCATGCGCTTCGCAATGCCATGCTCCCCGTTGTCACCGTCCTCGGCCTGAATTTGGGACTCCTTCTCAGCGGCGCCGTGTTAACGGAAACCATCTTTTCATGGCCTGGATTGGGTCGTTACGTTGTGGATTCTCTCATGGGACGGGACTATGCCGCGGTTCAAAGTTGCGTGCTCATTTTTGCAGTGATCATGACCTTGATCAATCTTTTGGTCGACCTTGTCTATGTGGTTTTGGATCCCAGGATTCGCATCCATGAGTAG
- a CDS encoding ABC transporter permease has protein sequence MSRSELFRDLLRHRTAAAGLCLISGIVILALLGPCLVPYDPLVPSPLERLQPPSPKHFFGTDSLGRDIFSRVIHGSRISLMIGFLSVTLSLLPGTLLGLAAGYFGDPVDSVIMRIMDVLLAFPAVLLAIVITAILGPSLPNTMIAVGIVYIPHYARIVRSNVLSLKQQLFVQAIRHLGGSHARVLFSHILPNTFAPIIVYATLGMGTAVLQAAALGFLGLGAQPPQPEWGAMLSEGRQYIQMAPHVAAFPGLAILLLVLGFNLFGDGLRDVLDPSLRTR, from the coding sequence ATGAGTAGATCGGAACTCTTCAGAGATCTTCTACGACATCGAACAGCTGCCGCCGGCCTGTGCCTTATTTCGGGCATCGTCATCTTGGCCCTGCTAGGCCCTTGCCTGGTCCCTTATGATCCTTTGGTGCCGTCCCCATTGGAACGACTGCAACCACCTAGCCCCAAACATTTTTTCGGCACTGACAGTTTGGGAAGGGACATTTTTAGCCGAGTCATTCACGGAAGCCGTATTTCCCTGATGATCGGGTTCCTTTCGGTGACTCTTTCCCTCCTTCCCGGAACCCTTTTAGGTCTGGCAGCAGGCTATTTCGGGGATCCAGTGGATAGTGTCATCATGCGCATCATGGATGTTCTCTTAGCCTTTCCCGCCGTTCTTTTAGCTATTGTCATTACAGCGATTCTCGGGCCTAGCCTTCCCAACACCATGATTGCAGTGGGTATCGTCTATATTCCACACTACGCCAGAATCGTACGCTCCAATGTCCTGTCCCTCAAGCAACAACTTTTTGTCCAAGCCATTCGGCATCTGGGCGGCAGTCATGCCCGCGTCCTCTTCTCGCACATTCTCCCCAACACCTTCGCCCCTATTATCGTTTATGCCACACTGGGAATGGGGACAGCTGTGCTTCAGGCGGCCGCTTTGGGCTTTCTGGGTCTAGGAGCCCAACCTCCGCAGCCCGAATGGGGAGCTATGCTCAGCGAAGGACGTCAATATATTCAAATGGCCCCTCATGTAGCGGCTTTTCCCGGTTTGGCCATTTTGCTGCTGGTGCTCGGTTTCAACCTTTTCGGAGACGGGTTGCGCGACGTGCTCGATCCGTCCTTGAGGACCCGATGA
- a CDS encoding ABC transporter ATP-binding protein: MTAILLQIQGLRTEFFTRRGIVRGVDGVDLELNEGETLGIVGESGCGKSVTALSILRLIPKTQGSITAGRVLYKGMDLLSIPERAIRRLRGNEISMIFQEPMTSLNPVYTVGFQIEEVLRKHRGLTKRETRRETVHALSLVGIPDPESRVNHYPHQLSGGMRQRVMIAMALACRPQILIADEPTTALDVTIQAQILDLIQRLKDEIGMAVLLITHDLGVVAETCRRVVVMYAGKAVEEAHVLDLFTMPAHPYTQGLFMSLPKVGGKHGKLTPIPGTVPSLHRLPPGCAFQDRCSRAEGPCFTEVPGWIEISKGHRVRCWHPVIDS; the protein is encoded by the coding sequence ATGACGGCGATTCTTTTGCAAATTCAGGGACTTCGCACGGAATTTTTTACGCGGCGCGGGATCGTGCGCGGTGTCGATGGAGTGGACCTTGAGTTAAACGAAGGAGAGACTTTGGGAATCGTCGGGGAGAGCGGGTGTGGCAAAAGTGTGACGGCTCTCTCTATCCTCAGACTCATCCCCAAAACTCAGGGAAGCATCACTGCAGGGCGCGTTTTATATAAAGGCATGGACCTTCTCTCCATTCCGGAACGCGCCATACGTCGCCTTCGTGGAAACGAAATCTCTATGATCTTTCAGGAACCCATGACGTCTCTGAATCCCGTCTATACCGTAGGGTTTCAAATTGAAGAGGTGCTTCGCAAGCACAGGGGACTGACCAAGAGGGAAACTCGTCGCGAAACGGTTCACGCTCTGTCTCTCGTAGGCATCCCAGATCCTGAATCACGAGTGAACCATTATCCGCACCAGCTGTCCGGAGGCATGCGCCAGCGCGTCATGATTGCCATGGCCCTGGCTTGTCGTCCACAGATTCTTATTGCCGACGAACCCACAACAGCCCTAGATGTGACCATTCAGGCCCAGATTCTGGATCTGATTCAAAGGCTTAAGGACGAAATCGGCATGGCTGTTCTGCTTATCACACATGATCTGGGGGTTGTGGCGGAAACATGCCGTCGCGTGGTGGTGATGTACGCAGGCAAGGCGGTCGAAGAAGCACATGTCCTGGACCTGTTCACGATGCCAGCTCATCCTTACACGCAAGGCCTTTTTATGTCGTTACCCAAGGTTGGTGGTAAGCACGGAAAACTCACGCCCATTCCAGGCACGGTCCCGAGTCTGCATCGACTTCCCCCCGGCTGTGCCTTCCAAGATCGGTGTTCACGAGCCGAAGGACCCTGTTTTACGGAGGTCCCAGGGTGGATTGAGATATCCAAGGGGCATCGAGTACGATGCTGGCACCCGGTGATTGACTCATGA
- a CDS encoding dipeptide ABC transporter ATP-binding protein has protein sequence MKHVLCEAKNLVKDYPIQSAVGFGAKGCVVRAVNDVSFVIAHREVFALVGESGCGKSTLGRLLLRLEEPTRGQVFFEGQSLESLSRREIFQWRRRAQIIYQDPYSALNPRKKIGQLIEEPLVIHRLGSPAERREKVANLLQRVGLRPEHAERYPHEFSGGQRQRIVIARALALNPVFLVADEPVSALDVSIQAQVINLLEELQEELALTYLFISHDLSVVEHIAHRIGVMYLGRLVEIGPKEAFFEEPLHPYSQALLSAAPIPDPRAAARKQRILLEGDVPSPMKPSHGCPFHPRCREQTAFCTQEVPPLRNIRPDRLVACHQR, from the coding sequence ATGAAGCATGTCCTCTGCGAAGCGAAGAATCTGGTCAAGGATTATCCCATTCAGAGCGCTGTCGGATTTGGAGCCAAAGGCTGTGTGGTCCGAGCTGTGAACGATGTGAGTTTCGTCATTGCTCACCGAGAAGTTTTTGCTCTTGTGGGAGAAAGCGGCTGCGGCAAATCCACTCTAGGACGTCTTCTGCTGCGTCTAGAAGAGCCCACAAGGGGTCAGGTTTTTTTCGAGGGCCAAAGCTTGGAGTCCTTAAGCCGTCGTGAAATCTTTCAGTGGCGTCGTCGGGCTCAGATCATTTACCAGGATCCCTATTCAGCCTTGAATCCTAGGAAAAAAATCGGACAACTCATCGAGGAACCCTTGGTGATTCATCGGCTGGGATCGCCTGCGGAGCGTCGCGAAAAGGTCGCCAACCTTTTGCAACGAGTGGGACTCAGGCCGGAACATGCCGAGCGCTATCCCCATGAATTTTCAGGAGGGCAACGGCAGCGTATTGTGATCGCACGAGCTTTAGCCCTGAATCCCGTATTTTTGGTGGCCGATGAACCAGTCTCGGCCCTCGACGTGTCCATTCAGGCCCAAGTGATCAATCTTTTGGAAGAACTTCAGGAAGAATTGGCTCTCACTTACCTTTTTATTTCCCATGACCTGAGCGTGGTCGAGCACATAGCCCATCGCATCGGGGTTATGTATCTGGGGCGTCTTGTGGAAATCGGGCCTAAGGAAGCCTTTTTTGAAGAGCCTCTTCATCCTTATTCGCAAGCCCTCTTGTCCGCCGCTCCTATCCCGGATCCAAGAGCAGCCGCCAGGAAACAACGCATCCTTCTGGAAGGCGATGTCCCAAGTCCCATGAAACCTTCTCACGGTTGCCCTTTTCATCCTCGATGCCGGGAACAAACAGCCTTCTGCACCCAAGAGGTACCGCCATTGAGAAACATTCGCCCAGATCGCCTTGTCGCCTGCCATCAACGTTGA